A region from the Linepithema humile isolate Giens D197 chromosome 1, Lhum_UNIL_v1.0, whole genome shotgun sequence genome encodes:
- the rols gene encoding protein TANC2 isoform X6: MAPPDRPPRPGSGLSLSVLDLAQIQALVESTGMLGGSTCPSCEMPFDKGKKRRLIDSCGHERCYSCLFCNEACPLCLRDYDFNGDDGLKELSLRDECAAFATSLSVFAPTDGWLGESSTVNSLCGSPRPRIKITTRANLPSRVMHQRGEEDNLSLAAMVKNLKTKFPSLPDPSISQDQQKLEMTQSCPTPPNQRRRFFLNSKMLRSSLAAQRSSRRTASSPEPTANDNPSALSDDEGGCVKPLSSKTKKSSQSDLYMKLGLLLGSGRANANAEPDTCSSQAPIQGHDSSAASFSSLTSFEAQMLTSTNTSPVSTLTGTSSEADAALRCPVKPKIKAKSKAKSRDCDSTSSVASVSTSTSMSMSMSVSVSGLSNGSSSPLTPRRHSVNTTQAGQTNDFGQLKNRRSCVRRSARTGNVKGSIDAKLRFVHATQLTLKPLFFEVPLLEEDPLFAGRQWLLHELECMINGSSPGILISGSPGTGKTALILQLVEHSCFGRRREQLKPLEVNEECNEKEKQGNNATLQANIRYTNEKIRELASHVVAYHFCQADNNSTCLVPDLIHSLAAQLCQAPQLISYREYLLSEPHLQGSLSQRECTVDPDLALSRGIIEPLLTLKKANRLPASNMVILIDAICEAEYHRPDKGDTIASLLTRHASNIPDWLKIVCTVRTQLLNCAKQLPYMRISLDKIANDAIGSSITKDLSDYIGYRIAQSPSIQANISASINGKMESSCNANQTRFASHLLTLARGSFLFAKLTLDFIESGHLVAKSTSYNVLPVSLAQIFLLHFNLRFPTAASFDKVQPLLAVCLAALYPLTLLEIFYSVNSLITDNFISWEDFLQRFKMLSGFLVKRLDNTYMFFHPSFREWLIRRDEGESTKFLCDYRLGHAAIAFRLSRVEVPLDGDKVLELGHHVLKAHVYRNAAPCWPSRDLQAIWLTLSSECISSALCMLRNIYSPNVKVSRLLLLAGASPNHITEYLGNAPILCMYAYEGCVEMVSLLLEFGADVELTNSQGCTALSLAATRGHCDVVRRLVAAGASLGHADMAGQCPLVHAARHGRLSVVGYLLACDWIVPADESKMENGTTEIDREEAAQQAVVGAASQGHEDVVEYLLDMAEVIVDHPDTLTGETALTIAAANGSTATVSALLARGANPTIVNAKGLSPLMLAAREGHWGTAERLLQGNLSTSTDTMLDEAISLLEQRDFANRTALMMAASEGHINLVELFLDKGSIIETKDKEGLTALCWACIRGRLAAVQILLDRGADVNTNDNTGRTPLDLAAFQGNPKLVQLLLEKGAAVEHVDLHGMRPLDRAVGCRNIPVVQCFLRRGAKLGPATWTMAAGKPDVLIILLNKLLEDGNVLYRKNRLKEASHRYVYALRKFPVSPEEDCQNQEQSHIILQLHTLTQLRMNFLLNLSRCKRKMNEYNEAIELADKALSIRPMSYEAFYARAKAHVNLGLFKDALSDVQEALQNAPIHNRQDRKVLTTLKDEILSRIDDAGTSKGHDDCIVTSRLRASVDTLTEL, encoded by the exons ATGGCTCCCCCCGACAGACCGCCTCGCCCTGGCTCCGGTCTCAGCCTCTCTGTACTCG ACTTGGCGCAGATACAAGCATTGGTCGAATCGACTGGGATGCTGGGCGGATCTACGTGCCCGTCCTGCGAGATGCCGTTTGATAAAGGCAAGAAACGTCGCCTGATCGACTCCTGCGGCCATGAGCGTTGCTACTCCTGTCTATTCTGCAATGAGGCTTGTCCGCTCTGTCTGCGCGACTATGATTTTAACGGCGATGACGGGCTGAAAGAACTATCTTTAAGAGACGAGTGTGCTGCTTTCGCGACTTCACTGTCCGTCTTCGCGCCCACGGACGGTTGGCTCGGTGAGTCATCGACGGTGAATTCTCTCTGCGGCAGCCCTAGACCACGCATTAAAATCACTACGAGGGCGAATTTGCCATCGCGAGTTATGCAC cAGCGAGGTGAAGAAGATAATCTTTCGTTGGCAGCGATGGTGAAGAATTTGAAAACCAAATTTCCATCACTTCCAGATCCATCTATCTCTCAAGATCAGCAGAAACTTGAAATGACGCAAA GTTGTCCAACACCGCCGAATCAACGAAGAAGATTCTTTCTCAACTCAAAAATGCTCAGAAGTTCGCTTGCTGCTCAGAGATCTTCGAGACGTACAGCATCTTCACCCGAACCGACTGCGAATGACAATCCTTCTGCATTATCAg ACGACGAGGGCGGTTGCGTGAAACCACTATCTTCGAAAACTAAGAAGTCGTCGCAGTCGGATTTGTACATGAAATTGGGCTTATTATTGGGATCCGGTCGAGCGAACGCGAATGCGGAACCGGACACATGTTCCTCACAAGCTCCGATACAAGGACATGACAGCTCCGCGGCCTCGTTCAGTAGTTTAACCAGTTTTGAAGCGCAAATGTTGACGTCAACGAATACAAGCCCGGTGTCGACGTTGACGGGTACGTCGAGCGAAGCGGACGCCGCGCTACGATGTCCTGTCAAGCCGAAAATCAAGGCCAAAAGTAAAGCCAAATCTAGAGACTGCGACAGTACTAGCAGTGTGGCATCGGTATCCACGTCCACTTCGATGTCCATGTCCATGTCCGTGTCCGTCTCTGGTCTATCAAACGGCAGCTCCAGTCCACTTACGCCCAGGAGACATTCCGTTAACACAACCCAAGCAGGCCAGACCAATGATTTCGGCCAGTTGAAAAACAGACGATCTTGCGTCCGGAGATCAGCAAGAACCGGCAACGTCAAAGGATCAATCGATGCCAAac TGCGTTTTGTTCATGCGACGCAGTTAACTCTGAAGCCGTTGTTTTTCGAGGTGCCATTATTGGAAGAGGACCCACTCTTCGCGGGACGACAATGGTTGTTGCACGAATTAGAATGCATGATCAACGGCTCCAGCCCTGGCATCCTGATCTCTGGATCGCCGGGCACAGGAAAAACCGCgcttattttacaattagtaGAACATAGTTGCTtcggaagaagaagagaacaGTTGAAACCCTTGGAAGTGAACGAAGAATGCAACGAGAAGGAGAAACAGGGCAATAACGCGACCCTGCAAGCAAACATTCGATATACTAACGAAAAG ATTCGCGAATTAGCATCGCACGTAGTGGCTTATCACTTTTGCCAAGCAGACAATAACAGTACCTGTTTGGTGCCGGATTTAATTCACTCGCTAGCAGCGCAACTCTGCCAAGCTCCTCAATTGATCTCATATAGGGAATATCTTCTGTCCGAGCCTCATCTTCAGGGCTCGTTATCGCAAAGAGAATGCACCGTCGATCCGGATCTTGCACTCTCGAGAGGCATCATCGAACCACTTTTAACTTTGAAGAAAGCTAATAGACTTCCAGCTTCGAATATG GTAATATTAATCGATGCCATCTGTGAAGCGGAGTATCACAGGCCGGACAAAGGTGATACTATAGCTTCTTTATTGACAAGGCATGCATCTAACATTCCCGATTGGTTAAAGATCGTTTGCACGGTCAGAACACAATTGTTGAACTGCGCGAAGCAACTACCATACATGAGGATCTCATTAGATAAGATTGCAAACGATGCGATTGGAAGTAGTATCACGAAGGACTTGTCCGATTATATTGGTTATAGAATCGCACAGAGTCCTTCCATACAAGCGAATATAAGTGCATCAATAAACGGCAAGATGGAATCATCATGCAACGCGAATCAAACAAGATTCGCTTCGCACTTACTCACGCTAGCCAGAGGtagttttctttttgccaAGCTGACGCTTGATTTTATCGAAAGCGGGCATTTAGTCGCTAAATCTACGAGTTACAAT gtATTACCAGTCTCTCTCGCGCAGATCTTTCTGCTGCATTTTAATCTGAGGTTTCCTACTGCAGCTTCATTTGACAAAGTGCAACCTCTTCTGGCTGTTTGTCTAGCAGCTCTGTATCCATTGACTCTACTCGAAATCTTTTATTCTGTAAATTCTCTAATAactgacaattttatttcgtgGGAAGACTTTTTACAGAGATTTAAG ATGCTCTCTGGTTTTCTTGTAAAACGCTTGGACAATACGTACATGTTCTTCCATCCATCGTTCAGGGAATGGTTGATCAGAAGGGACGAGGGGGAATCAACCAAATTCCTATGTGACTATAGACTCGGACATGCGGCAATAGCGTTTCGATTATCCCGTGTTGAAGTGCCATTGGACGGTGACAAAGTCTTGGAACTCGGTCACCACGTATTAAAGGCACATGTTTATAGAAACGCAGCTCCGTGCTGGCCTTCGCGTGATTTACAG GCTATTTGGCTGACTTTGTCGTCCGAATGCATCTCCTCGGCGTTGTGCATGCTTCGGAACATTTACAGCCCAAACGTAAAGGTATCGCGATTGCTTCTGCTGGCAGGTGCATCTCCGAATCACATTACCGAATATCTCGGTAACGCACCGATCCTATGTATGTACGCGTACGAAGGTTGCGTCGAAATGGTGTCCCTCCTTCTGGAATTTGGTGCCGATGTCGAACTGACTAATAGCCAAGGTTGTACCGCGCTTTCGCTGGCAGCTACCCGTGGGCATTGCGACGTTGTCAGAAG ATTGGTTGCCGCTGGAGCGTCATTAGGGCACGCGGATATGGCCGGCCAGTGTCCTTTGGTGCATGCGGCAAGGCACGGAAGATTATCCGTGGTTGGCTATCTTCTCGCTTGTGATTGGATTGTGCCAGCCGATGAAAGCAAAATGGAGAATGGCACCACGGAAATAGACCGAGAGGAAGCCGCTCAACAAGCCGTTGTCGGAGCTGCGTCGCAAGGCCACGAAGATGTCGTAGAGTATCTTCTAGATATGGCCGAGGTGATTGTGGATCACCCTGACACATTGACAGGCGAAACCGCTCTAACAATCGCTGCTGCAAACGGCTCAACCGCGACGGTTTCCGCACTTTTGGCCCGCGGTGCTAATCCCACAATTGTAAACGCGAAAGGCCTTTCTCCTCTCATGCTCGCCGCCAGAGAAGGACACTGGGGTACCGCCGAAAGGCTTTTGCAAG GAAATCTATCCACCAGTACGGATACAATGTTGGACGAAGCTATATCGCTTTTAGAACAACGCGATTTTGCTAATCGTACTGCGTTAATGATGGCCGCTTCCGAAGGTCACATTAATCTGGTGGAACTATTCCTTGATAAAGGATCAATCATAGAAACGAAAGATAAGGAAGGACTCACTGCTCTCTGTTGGGCTTGCATTCGAGGACGCCTAGCTGCTGTACAAATATTACTCGACCGCGGCGCCGATGTCAATACGAATGACAATACTGGGAGAACTCCTTTGGATTTAGCAGCATTCCAG GGTAATCCAAAATTGGTACAACTATTACTTGAGAAGGGAGCCGCGGTGGAACATGTCGATCTTCACGGCATGCGACCTCTTGACAGAGCTGTCGGGTGTCGCAATATACCAGTGGTTCAATGCTTCTTGCGTCGTGGTGCTAAATTAGGTCCCGCTACATGGACCATGGCGGCAGGAAAACCCGACGTTTTAATAATCCTGCTAAATAAACTGTTGGAAGACGGCAATGTTTTGTATCGAAAGAACAGATTAAAGGAAGCGTCGCATCGATACGTGTATGCTCTCAGGAAGTTCCCAGTTTCACCGGAAGAAGATTGCCAAAACCAGGAACAAAGTCACATAATACTGCAACTTCATACTCTTACGCAGCTTCGGatgaattttcttctaaatctCAGCCGATGCAAGCGCAAGATGAAC GAATATAACGAAGCCATCGAACTTGCTGACAAAGCTCTCAGTATTCGACCCATGTCTTACGAAGCGTTTTATGCTAGAGCCAAAGCGCACGTCAATTTGGGTTTGTTTAAAGACGCTCTATCGGATGTTCAGGAAGCTCTGCAAAATGCACCAATTCACAATAGACAAGATCGTAAAGTACTTACGACTTTGAAGGATGAGATTCTCTCTCGGATCGATGATGCCGGAACAAGTAAAGGACACGATGATTGCATCGTTACATCTCGTCTACGGGCGTCAGTGGATACTCTTACAGAACTGTAA